CACCGCCAGATCGCCGATGGTGCCGCCGGGAAACGTCAACGGCTTCACCACGAACGAGTCGGTGGAGAACGCCAGCCGGGCATCGCCGACCGTGATCACCGCCGCGTCGCCCAGCCCGGCCTCGGCGGCCGGGCCGAACGCCGGCAGAAAGAGGTGTTCGATCAGTTCGGCCGACATCGCCCCACCGCCGCCGTGTCCCATCACGATGTTCGGGGCGTCGCGCAACGGTGCCGGGCACACCCACGACTCGATGTCGATGGCGGGGGTCTCAGGCATGGCTCACCTCCAGCCGTCGATAGAGGTAGTAGGCGGCGCACGCGCCCTCCGAGGAGACCATCGTCGCGCCCAGCGGGTGGCGCGGGGTGCACTCGTGGCCGAAGGCGGCGCACTCGTGCGGCTTGATCAGGCCTTGCAGTACCTCGCCGGAACGGCAGATCGCCGACTCGGGGGTGCGGATCCCGGTGACCGAAAAGCGTTGTTCGGCATCGTATTCCCGGTAACCGGCCGACAGGCGCCAGCCGCTGCGCGGGATCATGCCGATGCCGCGCCAGGTGCGGTCGGTCACCTCGAAGACGTCGGCCAGCATGGCCTGGGCGGCGACGTTGCCCTGCGCCTGCACCGCGCGCGGATAGGCGTTCTCCAGATCGTGGCGTCCCGATTCCAGCTGGATCACCGTGCGCCGGATCCCTTCCAGGATGTCGAGCGGTTCGAATCCGGTGACCACGATCGGGATCCGGTATTTCTCGGTGAGCGGCGGATATTCACCGGTGCCCATCACACAGCAGACGTGTCCGGCCGCGAGGAACGCCTGCACCCGGCAGGTCGGCGACTCCATGATGGCCGCGATCGCCGGCGGAACCAGCACGTGCGAGACCAGCAGCGAGAAGTTCTCGATTCCGTGAAGTCTGGCCTGGTACACCGTCATCGCGTTGGCGGGAGCGGTCGTCTCGAATCCGATCCCGAAGAACACCACCTGCCGGTGCGGGTTCTCCCGGGCGATGGTCAGCGCGTCCAGCGGCGAATAGACCACCCGGACGTCACCGCCCTCGCTCTTGACCTGGAGCAGATCCTTCGCACTGCCCGGAACCCGCAGCATGTCGCCGAACGAGCAGAAGATCACCTCGGGTGAGGCGGCGATCTCCAGGGCCTTGTCGATCATCTCCAGCGGCGTCACGCACACCGGGCAGCCGGGGCCGTGGATCATCTCGATCTGATCGGGCAGGAGCTGGTCGATACCGTGACGGATGATCGAATGCGTCTGCCCGCCACAGACTTCCATGATCGACCAGCGCCGGCTGGTGGCCGCCTTGATCTGGTCGACCAACCTGCCCGCCAGCTCGGGATCGCTGAACTCGTCCAAGTACTTCATGGCCTCACCCCGGTTGTCGTGTCACCGAATTCCTGCTCGAGTACGCCGAGATGCGCGAACTCGGCCAGCGTGCGCAGCGCCGATTCCTCGTCGAGGCGCTGGATGGCGAACCCCACATGCACGATCACGTAGTCACCGACGGCCGCATCGGGGATGTACTGCAGGCAGACGTCCTTCTGGATGCCACCGAAGTCGACGAGCGACATCAGGGTGCCGTCCCGCTCGGCCAGACTCAGGATCTTTCCTGGAACAGCCAGACACATCGGAGTTCTCCTTCTCTCACATCGAGTTGCCCACCAGCAATTGGCCGAGTGCCACACCGCCGTCGTTGGGCGGAACCCGGCGGTGCGTGATGACCTGGAAATCCCGGGCGCCCAGCGCGTCGAGGGCAAGCCGCAGCAGCAGCGCGTTCTGGAAAACCCCACCCGACAACGCGATGGTGGGTGCGCCCTGATCGGTGGCCTCGGCCAGCCCGAGGATCAGGTCGGCGACCGCCCGGTGGAACCGGGCGCCGATCAACCCCGCCCCGGCGCCGGCCCGCGCATCGGAGACGACGGCGGCCAGCACGGGGCCGGCATCGATGACGGCCGGGTCCCCGGAGTCGATGTGGAAGGTGTACCTGGTGTCACCGCAGTCGACACCACGCGAGTACCCCTCCAATTCGATCGCGGCCTGCGCCTCGTAGGCCACCGTCTGGCGCACCCCGGCCAGGGCGGACACCGCGTCGAACAGCCGCCCCATGCTGGAGGTGCGGACACATCCGAGCCCGGACCGGAGCTGATGAGCCAGCACGCCGCGCTCCTCCTCGGGGCAGGCCCGCACCGGCGCCAGATCGTCATCCCAGGGCAGGCCCGCGGACCACAGGTGGGCGAGTGCCATCCGGTACGGGCGCAGCACGCTGACGTCGCCTCCGGCCAGCGGCACGTATTTGAGCTGGGCCACCCGTCGATAGCCCTTGTAGTCGGCGAGCAGGACCTCGCCGCCCCAGATCGCGCCGTCGGGCCCGTAACCGGTGCCGTCGAAGGCGAAGCCCAGCACCGGCGCGGTGCCGTCGAGGCCGTGCTCGGCCATCACCGCCGCGATGTGCGCGTGGTGGTGCTGCACGGAGCGCAGGGGCCGCCCCGCGGCGTGCCGGCGGGCCCATGCGGTGGACCGGTACCCGGGGTGCGCGTCGGCGACCAGCGTCTCGGGCTGCACACCGGTCAGCGCCCGGAGGTGGCGCTGCGCCGCGTCGAAGGCGGACAACGTGGCCAGATCGTCCATATCGCCGATGTGCTGGCTCAGCCAGGCATACTTCCCGTCGCCGACGGCCAGGGTGTTCTTCAGGTCTGCCCCGACCGCCAGGGTGGGTGGGACGGGGCAGGGCAGCGCGACCGGAAGCGGGGCGTATCCGCGGGAACGGCGGATCGGGATGTGGTCCACACCGAAGGCCCGGACCACCGAGTCGTCGCAGGGGACCAGGATGGCCCGGTCGTGTGTCAGCCAGCCGTCGGCAAGACCGGCGAGTCGCCCGAGGGCGTCGGCATCGGTGAAGCAGATCGGCTCGCCACCCAGATTGCCCGAGGTCATCACCAGCACGGCCGGGCCGGGTTCGTCCCCGGGCAGCCCGAACAACATGGTGTGCAGCGGGGTGTAGGCCAGCATCACCCCGAGGTCGGGTAGGTGCGGTGCCACCGCGTCGGTCACCGCGGCCCCGGCCCGGCGGCCCAGCAGCACGATCGGGCGTTGCGGCCCGGTCAGCAACCGTTCGGACGCGGTGTCCAGCTCGACGATCGAGCGGGCGGCCGCCACATCGGTGACCATCACCGCGAACGGCTTGTCCCCGCGCCGTTTCCGGGTGCGTAGCGCACGCACCGCCGCCTCGTTCGTGCCGTCGCAGGCCAGGTGGTATCCGCCGACACCCTTGACGGCGAGGATTCCGCCGTCGCGCAGGAGGTTTCGCGCGCGCCCCAGTGCCTGCTCGCCGTCGGCGCGGTCACCGGCCGAATCCCGGTAACTCAGCGTCGGCCCGCAGTCGGGGCAGCACACCGGTTGGGCGTGGAAGCGGCGGTCGGCCGGGTCGGCATACTCGCGTGCACACGCGGCGCACATGGGGAACGCCGCCATGGTGGTCGAGGCGCGGTCATAGGGCAGCGCCGCGATGATGGTGAAGCGCGGACCGCAGTTGGTGCAGTTGACGAACGCGTGGCGATACCGGCGGTCGGTGGGATCGCGCTGTTCGGCGGCGCAGTCGGCGCACATCGCGACGTCGGGGGAGGCCAGGGTGCGGCCCCCGTCCGAGCGGGAGGTGTCGGCGATGACGAATCCGGTGCCACCGTGGAGTGGAATCACCTGTGTCTGAATGGTTTCGATGACCGCGAGCGGGGGCGGCCGGTCGCGCAGCCGGGCCAGGAAGTCCGCGATGGCAGCCGGATCGCCTTCGATCTCGATGACCGCGCCGGCGCTGTCGTTGCGCACCGATCCGGACAGACCCAGGGCGGCCGCGCATGCGTAGGCGAACGGCCGGAAGCCGACGCCCTGGACCACCCCGTGCACGCAGATCCGCAGCCGGTGGCGGGTCACGGACCGCTGCCCATCATCTTCAGGCCTTCCCAGGCCGCGTCGGCCCCGGCGGCGTCGGTCTTCTCGACGGCGAAACCCATGTGGATGAGCACCCAGTCGCCGGGGCCGAAGGTCTCCTCGGGCAGCATGCCGACGTTCACCTTGCGCGCCTCACCGGCCACGTCGACGAGCGCAAGCTGGTCGCCGTACCCGTCGAGCATCCGGATGACCTGCCCCGGGATTCCCAGACACATGGGCTCAGCCCTCCCGGCTCGGGACTCGGGTCAGCAGGTCGGCGATGACGCGTTCGACGGCCCCGACCGCGCCCGGGACGGCGGCGGCCACCGGTGCGGACAATCCGATACCGTCCGCGGTGCTGCCCACCTCACACCCGACGACGACGGTGTGCGGAGCGGCACCGCCGAGCGCGGTCAGACTGGCGAACACCGTGCCGGGATCCATCGCATGGGCGTCCAATCCCGCCGTGGCCGAAAGTGATTCGTGCTCGGCTTCGAAGGTGTGCACGGTGCCGGGCGCACCCCGGTCGGGCAGCGCATCGACGAGCACCAGCGCATCCCAGCCGTCGAGCAGGTCGTAGGCCAGGTGCATGCCCCTGATGCCGTAGTCGACCGCGCGCACCTCCGGTCGGTCCGGGTGGACATGGCGCATCACCTCGGGGCCGAAGCCGTCGTCTCCGAGGAATATGTTGCCGATCCCGGCAATCAGTATCCGGGGCGTGATGAGTTCTCCCTCAGCTCACATGCGGCGTATCTTCAGGTAACGCTCGACGTCGGGGATGGACTTCACCCCGATCACCGCGACGGCGAGGACCACGACGGCCATCACCGCCACCGAGATCCGACCGACTACTTCCATGGCGAACTCCTTCCGGTGAGCGGTTCCACCTCATCAGGGGCGAAGTACAGGTAGCGGCCGTACCAGTCGTGCAGATCGGCCGCCGGATCGTCGTCGAGGACGACACCGATGTGGGTGCCGCCGTCGACATCGGCGTGCACCGAGGTCACCCGCGCGGTTCGGTCGGCGTAGAAGAGATCCTGGGCGTCGGCGCGGCGCGACGGGTGCAGACGGACCCGGCTGCCCCGGGCCACCCGGGTGCCGCCGACCTCGACTGCGTCCAACTCGGGGCGAACGGCGTTGTCGGCCTCGGGATCCCACCAGTTCGTGCCGGTCGGGATGTCCGGGATCGGCGAGGGTGGCACGGCGTGCGGATCGCGCAGCACGCCGTGCAGGTCGAGCATGGCCTCGGGCGACATCGAGTCGCAGCGGTCGATGATCCGGGCCGCCAGCGGGTCGGTGGCCCGGGCCTGCGCCTTCTCCTGGTCGGTCATGGTCATCACCCGCAGGGTCAGGATCTCGTCGATCTCGCAGGAATCGTAGAGGTCGCCGCGGCTCTGCTCGGCGATCTCGGGATGGTCATAGAGAATGATCGGCGACACCAGCACCACGGAGGTGTCACCGGGGGGTCCTGCCAGTACCGGAAAACAGCGGTGCCGACGGCATCGCCGGACCGCGTCGACGGCCGTTGCGGGCGGTTCCAGAAGCGATACGAAACTGCCACCGGATGCGAGTGCGATGAGGTGGGTGCCGATCGGCGAGGTGGCGAGGGCTTGCCGGGCATCGGCCGGCGGGGCGCCGAGGTTGCGGACCGATGTCCAGATTCGCCGCAGCCCGTCCTCGGCTTCGACCTGCACCGTCAGTTCGGCGTGCAGGTCGGCGCGGCGGCGGATCAGCCTGCCGCCGTCGACCTGTTCGATCTCACTGCCACCGGCGACGGTGAGCGGATAGGTGTGTGTCCCGGGCCGGACGTCCAACGGTCCGAAGGAAAGCTCACATTCCACGGCCTCATCCCAGGTGAGGTAGGTCGATTCGGCCACCCTCAGTTCGCCGACGGGTTCGAACGTGTCGCCCACCCGACGCTGCACGGCGCGGTGTTGCAGGTGCAGGAACCGCACCACGATGTGCAGCGCGGCATCGGGTCCCGCGTGCAGCAGCAGGTCGGCACCGAGCGTGTCGTCCTCACCGAGTCCGCGTTCGGCTGCCCCGGACGGGCCCAGTACACCGAACTGCCAGCGGGACTGGTTCTTCCCGGACGTGGCGCGGTACGGGTAGAGCAGGTAACCCTCGTAGAGCACCGCGTCGGCGACGGCGCGGGCATGATCCCATCCGGGTTTCATCGCAGTTCCCTGGCCTCGCACAGCAGCTCGGTGATCGCATCGTCGAAGCCGAGCAGCCCGCGCGCCGACCGGAAGGTCGCCAGCGCGTCCAAGGTGTCGCGGGTCAGGCGCAGCCAACCGGCCGCCGGATAGTGCAGCCGGACGAGATCGCGCCACACCGCCACCGGCATGTCGAAGTCGGCGTCCCGGTCCCAGGGCACCTGCTGGACACTGAAGCCGGCCGCGCCCTGGGTGAAAACGGTGCCGCTGAACAGAAATTGGAGCGGCACCGTGCCGGCGTCGAGGGCCAGCAGATACTTCGCAGCCTTGACCTCGAAATCGTAGGTGCACACCAGCGGTAGTTCGACGACGGTGTCCCCGGTGAATCCGGGCACCACAGTCGACGTGTGCTGCCACAGGAAGGTGTGCTGACTGGTCGACCATCGTTCCCGCCGGCCGAACAGGTCGACCAGGCCGGCGCCCTCATCGTCGGTATAGCTGCGCCGCAACGGATCGATCCGGACCTGAGCGCGCAGGGCGACGGCGTGGATCGGTTCGGGGCCGTCGGCGCTGATCCCGATACGCGCCATGAGGACCGGGGTGGCGGCGTAGGGCTCCGGGGCGATGCCTTCGACGGTGAAACCGAGTTCGGTCATGGGCGGCGCACCGACCGGGAGCGTGTGTCGAGGACATCGAAGAAGCCGTCGACGAAGTCGTGGGCCTCGCGCCCGCCGTCGAACCCCCGCCACAGCATGCGCAGTTGTCCGACGAACTCGTAGCAGGCGTCGATCGGCACCAGATAGCCCCGCGGCGCGGCGTCGGCCAGGCGCACCAACAGCGCCTCGGTGTCGGCGGCCGGTAGGTCCACCCGGGGCTCGGCGGCGCGAATGTCGTTCCAGGCCTGCAGGTCCAGGTCCGATTCGGTGGCGCCGGCGGGCCCGGGATAGAACGCGACGGTGCGGTCGAGAGCGGAATTGTGGAAGAAGAAGGCCAGGCCCACCGGGATCTGCAGGCGCTCCCACGCGCGCCGGTCCATCGCCAGGTCGGGGAAGGCCAGATACCGGTCCGGGACGGCGCGGTAGCGCAGCGTCGCGTCCACATCGGTGAACAGCAGATAGCAGCCGCGGCAGACGCACATCAGTTGTCTGCCTTCGACATCGACCACATGCTGATGGGCTTCTGGGAACGGCACCGCGCACATCTCGCACCGGCGGCCCGCCGACTGGGGTGCGACGCGGTCGGCCCGGATCCGCGACAGCACGTCGGCGATGCTGCCGCCGGGCATCACGCCACCTCCGCGGACGGGGGCACGGCCAGGGACAGCACCCCGTCGCGTTCGAGCACGGGCAGTGGATCCAGATGGTCCTCGCCGCCGACGCCGCGCCCGGCGTGGACCACGTCGAACCCGGCTGCGCAGCCGGGGCAGTCCAGTACCGCACCGGTCAGCCGGGCGCCGGCCATGGACCCGGCGCAGGTGCCGCACCGGTCCCGGTAGGCGAACACGGCCCCGTCGACCCGGCAGGCCAGTGCCGTCATCCCCGCGACGCGGAAGCCGCCCACCTCGCCCTCGCGCAGGTCGGCCATCTGCGGCACCGGCAGCCAGGTGGCCTGCCCGCCGGTGGCGCGGACCCGGCTCAGCAGCGACTCCGCCGGGATCACCCCTGACTCCGGCGCCGATCCGGTGACCACCTCGATGACCGAGATCTCCGGTGCGGCCCCCCGGACCGCGTCCTCGACCGCCAGTTCCAGCGTCACCGCCGAGGACGGGCAGGTCTTGCAGCTGCCCAGCAACTGCAGTCGCGCGACGTCGTCGGTCACCGCCAGCAGCGACACGTCGCCGCCGTGCGACCCGAGGTAGGGCCGGACCTTGTCCAGCGCGTCGCGAACCCGTCGCTCGGTGCTGTGCGGATGCAACCCGTGCACCAGCAACAGGCCGGCGACGAGGTCGTCGGCGGCGAACGTCTGCACCAGTTCGGGCTGCGCGGCCCCGGCCGCGGCCGTCATCCGCTCCAGCGCCGCCCCGTAGAGATCGGTCACCTCGCGGACCAGTTGCTCGGCGCGTTCGCGGGCGACCGGCCCGGCGGCGGCGAGCGCATCGAGCAGCGTCTGGATCCGATCGCCGGCCCCGTGCCACTGTGCGTCGTCGGGACTCGGCGGCGTCGGCGGGGCCATCGGCTATTCCCCGGTCACCGACTGGGTGGGGGAGTGCAGCAGATCCAGTTGGGCGCCCTTACCCAGGTACATGTGCACCCCGCAGGGCAGGCACGGATCGAAACTGCGCACCGTGCGCATGATGTCGATGCCCTTGAAATGCTCGCGGTCGTTCTCCTCGAAGATCGGCAGGCCCTGCACCGCATCCTCATAGGGGCCCGGCGTGCCGTAGCTGTCGCGAGGACTGGCGTTCCACGGTGTCGGGGGATACGGGTGGTAGTTGGCGATCTTGCCGTTGCGGATCACCATGTGGTGCGAGAGCACACCGCGCACCGCCTCGGTGAACCCGCAGCTGATCGCCTCATCGGGCACCTCGAACCGCTCCCAGGTCTTGGTGCGCCCGGCCCGGATCTCCACCAGCGCCTTCTCGCAGAAGTACAGTGCCGCCGCCGCGGCATAGGCCTGGAAGTAGGACCGCGCCCGATTGCGTTCCAGGGTGTTGCTGCCGTGCACCGGTATCTTCCACTCCAGTTCGACAGGCCCCTTCAGCGCGGTCTTGGGCAGGTTGATCTGCACGCTGGTGCCGGTGGACTTGACGTAGCCGATGTCGACCATGCCCGCCAGCGCAGTCGACCACATCCGGGCCAGTGCACCGCCGCCGGTGTCCAGTGCCAGATGGTCGGTGCCGTCGAACCAGCGCGGCGACATCACCCAGCTGTACTTGTCGTCCATATCGCGTTTCTGCGGCTGCGGGTTGGTGTGCTGGTTCCATGGGTGGCGGCGATCCACCGGATTGCCCAGCGGGTCGTTGGTGACGAACATCTCCTGGTCGGTCCAGTCTTCATAGAAGCTGTGGCCCAACAGGATCCGGATACCCAGATTGATGTCGACGAGCGAGTGGGTGACCAGCTTCCCGTCCACCACCACGCCGGGGGTCACGAACATCGCGTCACCCCAGCGTTCCATGTCCCGGTAGGCGAAATTGCACACCTCGGGGTTCTGGAACGAGCCCCAGCAGCCGAGCAGGGTGCGGCGCAGGCCCACCCGTTCGTATCCGGGCAGGGCCTCGTAGAAGAAGTCGAACAGATCGTCGTGCATCGGCACGACCTTCTTCATGAACTCGATGTAGCGCATGAGTCGCGTCATGTAGTCGGTCATCAACTGGACGGTCGCCACCGTGCCGACTCCGCCCGGGTACAGCGTCGACGGGTGGACGTGGCGACCTTCCATGAGGCAGAACATCTCTCGGGTCAGCCTGCTGACCTGCAGTGCTTCCCGGTAGAACTCCCCGGTGAACGGGTTGAGCGCACGCATGATGTCGGCGACCGTGCGGTGGCCGTGCATGTCGGCGCGCGGGGCGGCGGTCTTCTCGGCTCTGGCCAGCACACTGGGATTGGTCTCGCCGACCATCTTCTCGCAGTAGTCGACCGCGACCAGGTTCTCCTGGAAGATGTTGTGGTCGAACATGTATTCCGCGGCTTCGCCCAGATTGATCAGCCATTCGCCCAGGTGTGGGGGCTGTACGCCGTAGGCCATGTTCTGCGCGTAGCACGAACAGGTCGCGTGGTTGTCGCCGCAGATGCCGCAGATGCGGCTGGTGATGAAGTGCGCGTCGCGGGGGTCCTTGCCCTTCATGAAGACCGAATAACCCCGGAAGATCGACGACGTGCTGTGGCACTCCGCCACCTCGCGGTTGTCGAAGTCGATCTTGGTGTAGATGCCGAGGCTACCGACGATCCGGGTGATCGGATCCCAGGCCATATCCACGAGTTTGGCGGGTTCACCCGGTACGCGGGTCTGGCCGGGGGCGGTCGCTGTCATCGGCTTCTTCTCTCTGTGATGCTGCGCTGCAACATGTTCGACCAAGGTCGGACGTAGCCGTTCAGGTGTGCCGAGAATCCGGCACTACCAGGTGCGGGCCGCTGCGGAATCCAGTTGTGTGGTGGGTCGACGCCATTGGGGTTCGTGGTCGAGTGTGCGTCCGGTGATGTGGCGCAGGGTGCGGATCACCGAGCCATAGATCTCGGACCCCGTGGAGGACAGCTTTCCGCCGGGGGGTTCGTCCATGAACGGCATGAACTTGTCCGGAAAGCCCGGCATGGTGCAGCCGATGCAGATGCCGCCGACATTCGGGCACCCGCCGACACCGTCCATCCAACCCCGTTTGGGCACATTGCATTTCACCACCGGGCCCCAGCACCCCAGTTTCACGATGCACTTCGGCGATCCGTACTCGGTGGCGAAGTCACCCTGCTCGTAGTAGCCGCCACGGTCGCAGCCCTCGTGGACCGTCGCCCCGAACAGCCATGTCGGCCGTAACGCGTCGTCGAGCGGGATCATCGGCGCCTGGTCGGTGGCCATGTAGAGCAGGTAGGTCAACGTCTCCGACAGATTGTCGGGCTGGACCGGACACCCCGGCACACACACGATCGGGACGCCGGCCTTGGATTTCCAGTTCCAGCCGAGGTAGTCGGGTACGCCCATCGCGCCGGTCGGGTTACCCGCCATCGCGTGGATGCCGCCGTAGGTGGCGCACGTCCCGGCCGCCACCACGATGGTGGCCTTCGGGGTGAGCCGGTCCAGCCATTCGCTGGTGGTGATCGGCTGGCCGGTGGCGGGGTCGGTGCCGAACCCGCACCAGTAGCCTTCGTCCTTGTTCTTCTCGTCGGGGATGGACCCCTCGACGACCAGTACGAACGGCTCCAATTCGCCTCGGTCGGCTTTGAAGAACCATTCGAGGAAGTCGTCGGCCCCACCGTTGGGTCCGCATTCGAAGTCGATCAAGGGCCAGTGGAAGGCGATCCTGGGCAGGCCGGGAAGCGCGCCGAGGGCGATCTCCTCGACGCTCGGGAGGGTGGCGGCAGTCAACGCCACGGAATCGCCGTCACAACTCAGGCCGGCGTTGATCCAGAGCACGTGGATCAACGTGTCTTCTGCTTTGACTGCTGCCGATGTGGGCATAGCGCAGTTCTTTCCGGGACGGGCTGGGTCCCTGCATGGAACTATTCAGGACGATCTGTTCGGGGCGATCTACCCGCGGGCGAGCTGAATCCCCTCCGTCGCAGGAGTCGACGTGCGGCTCGAAATGCGGCGCTGATACTGGGTCTACTCCCGGTGATCTGACTTGTCAACGGCTGGCCGCGGAGACCGGCGAACGGTCGGTGATCCAGGCGTGCCACGCCGCGGTGCCCGCTCCGGTGGTGGCCGACAGCGGCAGGATCTCGGCGCCGTGGTTCACCGAGCGCAGGGCCCGCCGAAAGGCGTCGAGATCGAAGTCCACATAGGGCAGCAGATCCACCTTGTTGACCACCACCAGATCCGCCGCGGCGAACATGTGCGGATACTTCAGCGGCTTGTCGGCGCCCTCGGTGACCGAGATGACCACCACCATGGCGTGCTCACCGAGGTCGAACAGCGCCGGGCAGACCAGATTGCCGACGTTCTCGATGAACAACAACGAATCGGGCTCCGGTTCCAGGGTGTGCAGCGCCTCGTGGACCATCCGGGCGTCGAGATGACAGCCAGTTCCGGTGTTGATCTGCACCGCACGGGCGCCGGTGGCCCGGATTCGCTCGGCGTCGAGCAGCGTCTCCTGATCACCCTCGATGACCGTGACGGCGTGGCCGCCGATCAGCGCGCCGATGGTGTGCTCCAGCAGGGTGGTCTTGCCGGCGCCCGGCGAACTGGCGACGTTGAGCGCGACGATGTGACGTTCGGCCAGCCAGGCCCGGTTCAACTCGGCCTGCTGGTCGTTTCTGGCCAGGACCTTCTGTTCGAGTGAGACGGT
This region of Mycolicibacterium diernhoferi genomic DNA includes:
- the hypD gene encoding hydrogenase formation protein HypD, producing MKYLDEFSDPELAGRLVDQIKAATSRRWSIMEVCGGQTHSIIRHGIDQLLPDQIEMIHGPGCPVCVTPLEMIDKALEIAASPEVIFCSFGDMLRVPGSAKDLLQVKSEGGDVRVVYSPLDALTIARENPHRQVVFFGIGFETTAPANAMTVYQARLHGIENFSLLVSHVLVPPAIAAIMESPTCRVQAFLAAGHVCCVMGTGEYPPLTEKYRIPIVVTGFEPLDILEGIRRTVIQLESGRHDLENAYPRAVQAQGNVAAQAMLADVFEVTDRTWRGIGMIPRSGWRLSAGYREYDAEQRFSVTGIRTPESAICRSGEVLQGLIKPHECAAFGHECTPRHPLGATMVSSEGACAAYYLYRRLEVSHA
- a CDS encoding HypC/HybG/HupF family hydrogenase formation chaperone, which produces MCLAVPGKILSLAERDGTLMSLVDFGGIQKDVCLQYIPDAAVGDYVIVHVGFAIQRLDEESALRTLAEFAHLGVLEQEFGDTTTGVRP
- the hypF gene encoding carbamoyltransferase HypF encodes the protein MTRHRLRICVHGVVQGVGFRPFAYACAAALGLSGSVRNDSAGAVIEIEGDPAAIADFLARLRDRPPPLAVIETIQTQVIPLHGGTGFVIADTSRSDGGRTLASPDVAMCADCAAEQRDPTDRRYRHAFVNCTNCGPRFTIIAALPYDRASTTMAAFPMCAACAREYADPADRRFHAQPVCCPDCGPTLSYRDSAGDRADGEQALGRARNLLRDGGILAVKGVGGYHLACDGTNEAAVRALRTRKRRGDKPFAVMVTDVAAARSIVELDTASERLLTGPQRPIVLLGRRAGAAVTDAVAPHLPDLGVMLAYTPLHTMLFGLPGDEPGPAVLVMTSGNLGGEPICFTDADALGRLAGLADGWLTHDRAILVPCDDSVVRAFGVDHIPIRRSRGYAPLPVALPCPVPPTLAVGADLKNTLAVGDGKYAWLSQHIGDMDDLATLSAFDAAQRHLRALTGVQPETLVADAHPGYRSTAWARRHAAGRPLRSVQHHHAHIAAVMAEHGLDGTAPVLGFAFDGTGYGPDGAIWGGEVLLADYKGYRRVAQLKYVPLAGGDVSVLRPYRMALAHLWSAGLPWDDDLAPVRACPEEERGVLAHQLRSGLGCVRTSSMGRLFDAVSALAGVRQTVAYEAQAAIELEGYSRGVDCGDTRYTFHIDSGDPAVIDAGPVLAAVVSDARAGAGAGLIGARFHRAVADLILGLAEATDQGAPTIALSGGVFQNALLLRLALDALGARDFQVITHRRVPPNDGGVALGQLLVGNSM
- a CDS encoding HypC/HybG/HupF family hydrogenase formation chaperone gives rise to the protein MCLGIPGQVIRMLDGYGDQLALVDVAGEARKVNVGMLPEETFGPGDWVLIHMGFAVEKTDAAGADAAWEGLKMMGSGP
- a CDS encoding hydrogenase maturation protease; the protein is MTPRILIAGIGNIFLGDDGFGPEVMRHVHPDRPEVRAVDYGIRGMHLAYDLLDGWDALVLVDALPDRGAPGTVHTFEAEHESLSATAGLDAHAMDPGTVFASLTALGGAAPHTVVVGCEVGSTADGIGLSAPVAAAVPGAVGAVERVIADLLTRVPSREG
- a CDS encoding DUF6893 family small protein, which codes for MEVVGRISVAVMAVVVLAVAVIGVKSIPDVERYLKIRRM
- a CDS encoding DUF6084 family protein, producing the protein MTELGFTVEGIAPEPYAATPVLMARIGISADGPEPIHAVALRAQVRIDPLRRSYTDDEGAGLVDLFGRRERWSTSQHTFLWQHTSTVVPGFTGDTVVELPLVCTYDFEVKAAKYLLALDAGTVPLQFLFSGTVFTQGAAGFSVQQVPWDRDADFDMPVAVWRDLVRLHYPAAGWLRLTRDTLDALATFRSARGLLGFDDAITELLCEARELR
- a CDS encoding DUF5947 family protein, encoding MPGGSIADVLSRIRADRVAPQSAGRRCEMCAVPFPEAHQHVVDVEGRQLMCVCRGCYLLFTDVDATLRYRAVPDRYLAFPDLAMDRRAWERLQIPVGLAFFFHNSALDRTVAFYPGPAGATESDLDLQAWNDIRAAEPRVDLPAADTEALLVRLADAAPRGYLVPIDACYEFVGQLRMLWRGFDGGREAHDFVDGFFDVLDTRSRSVRRP
- a CDS encoding NifU family protein codes for the protein MAPPTPPSPDDAQWHGAGDRIQTLLDALAAAGPVARERAEQLVREVTDLYGAALERMTAAAGAAQPELVQTFAADDLVAGLLLVHGLHPHSTERRVRDALDKVRPYLGSHGGDVSLLAVTDDVARLQLLGSCKTCPSSAVTLELAVEDAVRGAAPEISVIEVVTGSAPESGVIPAESLLSRVRATGGQATWLPVPQMADLREGEVGGFRVAGMTALACRVDGAVFAYRDRCGTCAGSMAGARLTGAVLDCPGCAAGFDVVHAGRGVGGEDHLDPLPVLERDGVLSLAVPPSAEVA
- a CDS encoding nickel-dependent hydrogenase large subunit, with the translated sequence MTATAPGQTRVPGEPAKLVDMAWDPITRIVGSLGIYTKIDFDNREVAECHSTSSIFRGYSVFMKGKDPRDAHFITSRICGICGDNHATCSCYAQNMAYGVQPPHLGEWLINLGEAAEYMFDHNIFQENLVAVDYCEKMVGETNPSVLARAEKTAAPRADMHGHRTVADIMRALNPFTGEFYREALQVSRLTREMFCLMEGRHVHPSTLYPGGVGTVATVQLMTDYMTRLMRYIEFMKKVVPMHDDLFDFFYEALPGYERVGLRRTLLGCWGSFQNPEVCNFAYRDMERWGDAMFVTPGVVVDGKLVTHSLVDINLGIRILLGHSFYEDWTDQEMFVTNDPLGNPVDRRHPWNQHTNPQPQKRDMDDKYSWVMSPRWFDGTDHLALDTGGGALARMWSTALAGMVDIGYVKSTGTSVQINLPKTALKGPVELEWKIPVHGSNTLERNRARSYFQAYAAAAALYFCEKALVEIRAGRTKTWERFEVPDEAISCGFTEAVRGVLSHHMVIRNGKIANYHPYPPTPWNASPRDSYGTPGPYEDAVQGLPIFEENDREHFKGIDIMRTVRSFDPCLPCGVHMYLGKGAQLDLLHSPTQSVTGE
- a CDS encoding hydrogenase expression protein HypE yields the protein MPTSAAVKAEDTLIHVLWINAGLSCDGDSVALTAATLPSVEEIALGALPGLPRIAFHWPLIDFECGPNGGADDFLEWFFKADRGELEPFVLVVEGSIPDEKNKDEGYWCGFGTDPATGQPITTSEWLDRLTPKATIVVAAGTCATYGGIHAMAGNPTGAMGVPDYLGWNWKSKAGVPIVCVPGCPVQPDNLSETLTYLLYMATDQAPMIPLDDALRPTWLFGATVHEGCDRGGYYEQGDFATEYGSPKCIVKLGCWGPVVKCNVPKRGWMDGVGGCPNVGGICIGCTMPGFPDKFMPFMDEPPGGKLSSTGSEIYGSVIRTLRHITGRTLDHEPQWRRPTTQLDSAAARTW